From one Triticum urartu cultivar G1812 unplaced genomic scaffold, Tu2.1 TuUngrouped_contig_4785, whole genome shotgun sequence genomic stretch:
- the LOC125528303 gene encoding probable myosin-binding protein 4: protein MAAKARARPRDSWRRFWLVLGHALSECFLIVMLLVVAVVSYTATRFARICRIRSPCMLCSRLDKVLHGKAWFSEELICAAHRVEIARLSYCQIHSKLAHSDDLCGKCLLSCSGPVGKPGNPTNMSIKEKAGHTHRCSCCSEPFTKRDNAHKLFEEVNGRSQNDGMSKVKERSMATASVGHSSDEDFDQLPHGGYRKLNACHDSQSEIHVSDDDVGGYAKPYEAKRRTRDLDEHSKAVPEQIRQELPKEKTFLVGVEEVGDLEGVSRSPDQEAAEAFAASASNGARSTTNHHINRNSSMKNAPGGRGNLRSPRWSEVISAKETNSTTHEEVKTFMSQLSSARGLDGPWSEVAASPRISIQIDEYSQSDAIDGRQFLDLEPSDVPTEAEGEISPESLKKQCELNKKKLSILYKELEAERSASSVAASEAMAMINRLQVEKAAMHMEALQYLRMMEEQADHDQEEIGKLNDLLTEREKEMLDLEAELESYESRFRIEPFDLGNFDAVDGGMALRVLDSSDFVRNTIFGFEDEKAKILESLSRLEETLGVPYTNRFDLGGASDIIQSGSLRDHPSDGPGQHVENSELERRSSLLPQEHMNDESRLNDDSLRDHPSDGPGQHLENSELECGSSLLPQEHMNDESHLNNDSLRDHPSDGPGQDLENSELESRSSLLPQEHMNDKSHLKDDSMRDHPSDGPGQHVENSELECRSSLLPQEDLNDESLRDQPSDGPGQYVENPEL from the exons ATGGCTGCGAAAGCTCGTGCGAGGCCGCGAGACTCTTGGCGGCGATTCTGGCTGGTGCTGGGCCATGCCTTGAGCGAGTGCTTCCTCATCGTAATGCTGCTTGTGGTCGCCGTGGTGTCGTATACCGCGACGAGGTTCGCGCGCATCTGCAGGATCCGGTCACCGTGCATGCTGTGCTCAAGATTGGACAAGGTTCTGCATGGCAAGGCCTGGTTCTCTGAGGAGCTGATTTGTGCAGCACACAGGGTGGAAATCGCGCGTTTATCTTATTGCCAGATTCACAGTAAGCTCGCACATTCTGATGATCTATGTGGAAAGTGCTTGCTTTCATGTTCTGGACCAGTTGGTAAGCCAGGTAACCCAACAAACATGAGCATTAAGGAGAAGGCGGGGCACACACACCGATGTTCTTGTTGTTCAGAGCCATTCACGAAGAGAGACAACGCGCACAAGTTATTTGAGGAGGTGAATGGCAGGTCTCAGAATGATGGAATGAGCAAAGTGAAGGAGAGAAGCATGGCCACGGCAAGCGTTGGGCATTCTTCGGATGAGGATTTTGATCAATTGCCTCACGGAGGTTACAGAAAGCTAAATGCCTGTCATGACTCTCAATCAGAGATTCATGTCTCAGATGATGATGTTGGCGGCTATGCAAAGCCTTATGAAGCTAAACGTCGAACCAGAGATCTCGACGAGCACTCGAAGGCTGTGCCTGAGCAAATTCGTCAGGAGCTTCCGAAAGAGAAAA CTTTTCTGGTTGGTGTTGAGGAGGTCGGCGATTTAGAGGGTGTTTCACGAAGCCCTGACCAGGAAGCTGCAGAGGCTTTTGCTGCTTCTGCATCTAACGGGGCCCGCTCAACTACAAACCATCATATCAACCGCAACAGTAGCATGAAGAATGCTCCTGGTGGTAGAGGCAATCTTAGGTCTCCTCGATGGTCTGAAGTAATCTCCGCTAAGGAAACCAATTCAACAACACATGAAGAAGTGAAGACATTCATGTCCCAGTTGTCTTCTGCACGAGGCCTCGATGGTCCTTGGAGTGAGGTGGCTGCTAGCCCCAGAATCAGCATACAGATTGATGAGTACAGTCAATCTGATGCCATTGATGGCAGACAGTTCCTTGATCTGGAACCATCTGATGTTCCAACTGAAGCTGAAGGTGAAATCTCCCCTGAGTCCCTGAAGAAGCAATGCGAGCTTAACAAGAAAAAACTAAGCATCCTTTATAAAGAGCTCGAGGCAGAACGGAGTGCTTCGTCTGTTGCAGCAAGTGAAGCGATGGCTATGATCAATAGGTTGCAAGTTGAAAAGGCTGCAATGCACATGGAGGCGCTGCAGTATCTCCGGATGATGGAAGAGCAGGCTGATCATGACCAAGAAGAAATTGGAAAGCTAAATGACTTGCTTACAGAAAGAGAGAAAGAAATGCTTGACCTGGAAGCTGAACTCGAAAGTTATGAGAGCAGGTTCCGCATCGAACCATTTGATCTCGGAAATTTTGACGCTGTTGATGGAGGCATGGCACTCAGAGTCTTGGATAGCTCAGATTTTGTGAGGAATACCATCTTTGGTTTTGAAGATGAgaaggccaaaattttggaatcCTTGAGCAGATTAGAGGAAACACTTGGCGTGCCTTACACAAATAGATTTGATTTGGGTGGCGCAAGTGATATCATACAGAGTGGGTCACTGAGAGATCATCCAAGTGATGGGCCTGGCCAACATGTAGAGAACTCAGAATTGGAACGCCGGAGTTCACTATTGCCTCAGGAGCACATGAACGACGAATCACGCTTGAACGATGACTCACTGAGAGATCATCCAAGTGATGGGCCTGGCCAACATCTAGAAAACTCAGAATTGGAATGTGGGAGTTCACTATTGCCTCAGGAGCACATGAACGATGAATCACACTTGAACAATGACTCACTGAGAGATCATCCAAGTGATGGACCTGGCCAAGATCTAGAAAACTCAGAATTGGAAAGTCGGAGTTCACTATTGCCTCAGGAACACATGAACGATAAATCACACTTGAAAGATGACTCAATGAGAGATCATCCAAGTGATGGGCCTGGCCAACATGTAGAAAACTCAGAATTGGAGTGTCGGAGTTCACTATTGCCTCAGGAAGACTTGAACGATGAATCACTGAGAGATCAGCCAAGTGATGGGCCTGGCCAATACGTAGAAAACCCAGAACTG